The window aacttttcaaaatcaaGATTAGGCAAAATGCTATCTTTTATTAATCTCCCAACTCTCTCATTagaaatgtgatcaaatcttttATGCCACAGTAAGGAAGagttttctttaataaaagatCTTTTAGACACAATGTTTTCAACATTCATGCAACTATATTCATTATTAGGGACTGAGCATAATCCATAAAAATTATCAACTAGCTTAAACTCTCTAATGACCTTAGAATTTAAAAGCAAGTCAACTTTTCCATCACCAATGCCAAAATAATAACCAATTTTATCCATAATAGAAACTGAAATCAAATTTAGCCTAGATGTCAGTACATGAaaaacattttccaaaacaagTTCAAAACCATACTCTAAATTTAAACCTATGGTTCCTACATGACTAACATTTACTTTGGCattgtttccaactttaagcTTGGCCTTTCTCTCACTTGGCTTCCGTTTGCTTTTGAACCCCTGTAGTGTAACAGCAACATGAACAGTTGCACCATTATCAAGCCACCACAAATTTGGTGGTGCACTAACAAAATAGGATTCAAAACAAACTAGAGCTAGTGACTTACCTtgttgtttattctttttctctaacTAGGACTTATATTTAGGGTACTCATGTTTCATGTGACTTTTCTTCTTGCGGGAAAAGCACTTAACCTCTTTCCTTCTGACAGTTGTAAGACCTCCTACCCCTTTAGTCTAGCCATTACCATGCCCTTTATTGTCCTGCTTAGGAGCATTTTTAGGtttcttaaaattcttttGGTAGTAAGGTTTTGAATTTGTGGTAAGTAAGGCACTCtcactcttttctttcttgagtttttctttctcaaagaCACACTTAGAAATAAGGTCATTAACACTCCAAACCTCATTCACATCATTATAGGTAGTTTTGATTTGAGTAAACTCAATAGGTAAGGAATTAAGGGCATGATGGACAATAAACTTGTTAGGAAGGGTGATGTCATGGGAAGCCGATTTAGTTTGAATGTGGACCATTTTCATGATAAAATCCCTGACCCCTCCAACACTATCATACTTCATACTCTTAAGCTCACTCATAAGGTTCCCAACCTTAAACTTACTAGATTTTTGGTATCTTTCACCTACCGCTTTATAAAGTTCCTTAGCAATTTCAGTCTTTTGCAACCCACTTGATAGATGCTCAAAAACAGATCCCTTAAGGGCTTGCATACACATGTGATATGCTCTATCCCATTTAACAAAGAATTCTTTTTCCTCAATAGTGCTCTTGTCAGTAAGGGCAGTAAGCATATTAACATGCAAGGCTATATATTTCACTCATAACCAAAATAAAAGACAAATCTTCTTCCATCTCTTAAAGTTAAACCCATTAAGAGTATCAATAGTAGCTTGATTATTATTCACAATAAATATCACTGTTCAAAATAAGAAATACAACTATTAGTTAATTGGGCAATAACGAAATAATTAGCAATAGTCCAAAATGTgctaaaagaaaataatcGAAAAGTCCAAGTGCATCATCACAGACTTCCCTTTGGGTAGAGAATATGACATGCTAATAGGTACTCTTCACATAAAGCTAATATGAGAATATTCTAGTTTTCAAAAAGCCTATCCCCTTTAAGCAGACAGACCATCTAAATTGATATAGTCTCAACCATGGTGCTTCATATCCCACTCTAAATTGCCCTACATAATAACCACCTTTGGGCGAGTGATTCTTTAAagcaatttaaaaaatcatcCTGTAACCTTttgcttaagaaaataatccattaattttagtaaatgAGCCATTTTGGTAGCCAAACACTTACATCAATTAATGACAAAAAGAATTCTTAAACCAGGAATTAATTATTTGCCTAAATTTCTTAATTTGCATACTCAACCCAATGTATGCAATGGATCGTTCTTACTGAGATACTAAGCTTGGGTGTATATCATTTGAACCCAAATAGTATTTGTTGCAATAAAACTTAAggtctttactttttttttaataaatacaATATATTCTCTAAATTATGTATATAATTTCAACCCGAGAGTATACAAATTTAAAGACTAATCTAAGGAGAGTACATATAGCCATTCAACTCAAACATATGcacattatttttctatcatatTCATTCTAGAAATATCTCatcaaaaatattcaaaataattaattaaatgtacaaaaaataaataaatattgaaCGTGcattaaaaattcaaagaaaaaagtacAACATGTAAAGTTAGGCAAGTGGAGATGAACTGACAAAAATTATTTCGAAAAtcatgggcctaatgggccCCACGTGCCTCACACTCCACGCTTGAGAGTAGGCTTCACTGCccaacataattttttatttcttcaactTCTAATTGGGTTAAATCCTACCCAATTGGGTCAAATCCGACCAATTTGGGTCTTTATCCTTATTTCTCTCTAATTCTTAGCTTTACAagtatttttgatgaaattaacccttttaaatcttaattaaGACTTTGTTCTATAATGCCCATGCATTAAAACTCATAAAAAAACTACAAACCAAgatcaattaattaagaaaattaattttgaaaacccATTCTTAACCATATTaagttttcttcaaaattgGTTGCAATACacttatatgttatataatTAAACTTAGATATTAATTCTATAACATATGTAAGTTGATTTTAAGAGtccaatttaaattaaaacatataagATATTAGTGATTAATCAAGAACTAGATTTTGAGTTTTATGTTCAAACCCATAgcttattatttaattcttATCTCTATGGTACAAGTTAAGAGAAGAGGtttatacaaaattaatcTATGTATTGTGAGGAATAAAGTCCTAACCTTATGTCCAGAAACAATAAcagaaaaatagaatttttacgataaacaaaaaataagtatGCCCCAGCAAgcaattttacaaaataaattcattaaattcttAAATTCTGTTGGGTTCTAATTTCACACTagttgctctgataccatatGTAAGTTGAATCTCTAAATCTAAGTGTAAATATTAGAACACCAAAAGCATCATTCATAGAGGTACCCATTGTTCGTAGTGAAAAAACAGAGTATTCCTGGTTAAGGCTAGATCTTCCTTTTGgcacttttttattatttgtggTGACTCTCAATGGGCAAATACCGTTAGGTTTGAAAGGAAGAGGGTATCTAgtcacatatatatataataaacaaaACTCTAGTACAAGCCTATCCATTAAAAGCGTACTGGACTAAGGCTTACACAACCATCAAACCacattaatcaaattagacgTACAAAGCTTATTATTAACTGATcactttaataaaaattagacTCTCATGTTTCACCTCACAATAAGACTAAACTATCAATCtgttttattaaatcaaaattactaATTAATAAAAGGCCACATAATAGAAAATACTAACATTTATCCCACAAGATTTTTACATGGGAAAGTTTTTAATGAGGTCCTTGTATCATGTATAGGGATGGGAGTTGGTTATCAACATAAGAGGCAAAACCGTGTGCAACTGTAGCGTCAAGTGGGAACTGAGGACATGATTTGAAAAAGCTTGCAAGGATTTAGACTATTGGATTTGGAACTATATGTCTCCACTGTCTGTGTCAGCCACTTGATTGCTCCCACATTTCTTTCATGACGACACCTCTCCCACTAGACGAGAATGGACTCATTCATAGCCACCTCatgaaagcatttaatttgtgaAATCTTTGCTCCGGCAGCGTGATTTTCACTAGTTTTCTCCATAATTACTTATTTGAAGATATGATCCAAAAATAAACTGTGTCTAGACGCCTACTTATTTTCTTATGTCAATAATTCATCAGAGAATATCACAAAATTATAGTGCTGTAACCAAGTTTCTTCAGCCTCACAATTttctgttgaaaattattataaaaactaatttGCTATATCACTTTTTTGTTTGACTTTTATTTTGCATATTAATTATTCTGGTTTGGCCATTAACATTTCTTATTTATGGAACTCTTGACATTTTCTGGagggaaagagaaaggaagagaagGTCGCATGAAATTTTCTGAAAGGTTTCCCTGGTCCTGACAATTCGTCACCGCCTGTCACGGTTGTCTTCCTTATCACTCTCTCTGATAGTTAACAAAAGAATCTTTTCGTCTTAAATTTCGATTCCCGGAGCGATCTCTCTCTAGTAAACGCCATGAAAAACTTCCCCAAAAGATACGTTTCTTTACAGAAAAACCTTCCAATCCTAGCCCTTTTTCACTTCACCTTTCTACACAGCCGAACCATCTCCTCCGATGATGGCTGGCCAAAGCCTTACACGCCTCATGACAACATTTCTCTTGATTGTGGCTCCACGGGCAACAACACTGATCTTGCTGGCCGGTCCTGGCTTGCTGATAGCACCATTTATTTAGATCGGTCAAATAAGGTATCAGTAATCTCAAGTTCTCCAACAAAGGGAGACTCCATACCTTACAGAACAGCTCGCCTGTCTCGATCTCAATTCAGCTACTCGTTTACAGTCACACCAGGACCAAAATTCATTCGCCTTCACTTTTATCCAACTTCATACCAAGAATTCAATCGCTCAAAGGCCTCTTTTGATGTCCATATTGGTCGTTACACCCTCCTAAGAAACTACAGCGCTGCCCTCACAGCTGATGATCTTAAAT is drawn from Theobroma cacao cultivar B97-61/B2 chromosome 4, Criollo_cocoa_genome_V2, whole genome shotgun sequence and contains these coding sequences:
- the LOC108661588 gene encoding uncharacterized protein LOC108661588, whose product is MLTALTDKSTIEEKEFFVKWDRAYHMCMQALKGSVFEHLSSGLQKTEIAKELYKAVGERYQKSSKFKVGNLMSELKSMKYDSVGGVRDFIMKMVHIQTKSASHDITLPNKFIVHHALNSLPIEFTQIKTTYNDVNEVWSVNDLISKCVFEKEKLKKEKSESALLTTNSKPYYQKNFKKPKNAPKQDNKGHGNG